A genomic window from Brassica oleracea var. oleracea cultivar TO1000 chromosome C8, BOL, whole genome shotgun sequence includes:
- the LOC106309528 gene encoding probable 2-oxoglutarate-dependent dioxygenase At3g49630, whose protein sequence is MATDFKSLPVIDISPLLLKCDDPDMAEDPGVIQVVQQLDRACRDAGFFYVIGHGISEDLIKKVREITREFFMLPYDEKLKIKMTPAAGYRGYQRIGENVTKGKPDIHEAIDCYREFKQGKYGDLGKAMEGPNQWPEKPHEFKELMEEYLRLCTDLSRNILRGIALALGGSPYEFEGKIAGEPFWVMRLIGYPGAPFTNGKLENDVGCGAHTDYGLLTLVNQDEDKTALQVRNLGGDWISAIPIPGSFVCNIGDMLKILSNGVYESTLHRVINNSPLYRVCVAFFYETNFDAVVEPFDICKDKYPEGRGESQIFKRAVYGEHLVSKVQTNFAM, encoded by the exons ATGGCCACAGATTTCAAATCCTTACCAGTCATCG ACATCTCTCCTCTACTGCTCAAGTGTGATGACCCCGACATGGCAGAAGATCCTGGCGTCATTCAGGTTGTCCAGCAACTGGACAGAGCTTGTCGGGACGCGGGATTCTTCTACGTG ATAGGTCATGGAATCTCGGAGGATCTTATCAAGAAAGTCAGAGAGATCACGCGTGAGTTCTTCATGCTTCCTTACGATGAGAAACTTAAGATCAAGATGACTCCTGCTGCTGGATACAG AGGATATCAGAGAATTGGAGAAAATGTAACCAAGGGAAAACCAGATATTCACGAAGCCATTGAT TGTTACAGAGAGTTTAAGCAGGGAAAGTATGGTGATCTAGGCAAAGCCATGGAAGGACCAAACCAGTG GCCAGAGAAACCTCATGAGTTCAAAGAGTTGATGGAGGAGTATCTAAGGCTCTGTACAG ATCTTTCAAGAAACATCTTGAGGGGAATTGCATTAGCTCTTGGAGGATCACCTTATGAGTTCGAAGGAAAAATTGCTGGAGAGCCTTTTTGGGTGATGCGTCTTATTGGCTATCCTGGTGCTCCCTTCACAAATGGCAAGCTCGAAAACGACGTCGGATG CGGAGCTCACACTGACTATG GCTTGTTAACTCTTGTAAATCAAGATGAAGACAAAACAGCTCTACAG GTGAGAAACTTGGGTGGAGATTGGATATCAGCCATTCCCATCCCTGGATCATTTGTTTGCAACATTGGCGACATGTTAAAG ATACTTTCAAATGGAGTATACGAATCCACACTTCATAGAGTGATCAATAACTCTCCTCTATACCGTGTCTGCGTTGCATTCTTCTATGAG ACTAATTTCGATGCGGTGGTGGAGCCATTTGATATATGTAAAGATAAGTACCCTGAAGGGAGAGGAGAATCACAAATTTTCAAAAGAGCTGTCTATGGAGAGCATCTGGTGAGCAAAGTCCAGACAAACTTTGCAATGTAA